The Terriglobus roseus region CAGTCGAGGCGTGATTTAGGCAAAGGCGGAGCTGCGTTTCCGCTTCGCCGTTCATCCCAAGATCGAGATAGAAGCTGCCGAAGTCTTTTTCGATTTCGGCTTCGATGAGCGGAGCGTAATGGATACTTTCACCCCAGGCCGTGGCTCGGCGAAAGGCTTCGAAAGCTTCTTCAAATCGACCCTGCTCGCGATAGAGAGTGCCAAGTTCGCTGAGAGTGAAGACAACGCCCGCGGGGTCTTCGGTTTTTTCTGAGTCGGCGAGCGCTTCCTGTCCTGCAGCTACTGCATCGTCGGCGCGTCCGGCTTCTCCGTAAAGGGAGACAAGATTACCGAGGACGATTCCTTGCCAGTAAACGTCGCCGTTCTTCCGGTAGAGTGCCAGCGCTTTTTCGGAGTCTTCGATCGACGCCTGAAGATTGCCGAGGAAGTATTCGTCAGCTTCAAGTGTTTTCCAGACCAGCGCCTGGACGGCCGTATCGGAAACGTCAGGGAGTGCGAGTGCCTGTTGCAACAATGCTCGCCCTTCAACGTATCTGCTGCGTTGGTAGATGAGGAACCGAGCCTTTTGCGTGATGGCCCAGCGAGCGAGCGCGGTGTTGTGGGCGGCTGTTGCTTCGGCGGCTGCAGTGTCGTAGAGGGTCAGCGCAGTAGGCCCGTCGGGCGCCCCGGGCATCTTTCTCCGCGTCATGTCGGCACGGGCCAGGGCAGTGCCCGCTGCGAGGAGGTGTTCTCGATCCAGCGCCGAATGGGTGGCCGTAACGTCCCGAAGGATGAGGGAGGCCTGCCGCGACTGCTCTGCTGAGGAGAGGTCGATGTGGGCGAGACCGTCGTTAGCGGCGGTGACTGCGTAAAGGAGTTCGCCGCCCGAGCCAAGATCGAGGATGCGACGCGGTGTCTCTGTGGATTGGGCGAAGAGCAGACCACCTTGCAGTTCTAACTGGAGGACCACAATCGTGCCGGGCTGGGCGGCTATCTGATAGCCCCGCTTTTCGCCGGATTTGAGAGTGCTTTGAACCGAGCCGCCGGGCGGGATGACTGTTTGCGCATGCGCGAACCCTGCCGTTAGTGCTAAGGATGCAAGGACACAGAAGAAGCCACCGCGTTTCATGTCGACTCGTTAGGGGACGGCAGTGCGGTCAGAATACCAATGCATTTGGGCTCTCGAAAAAAAATGTGTGATGTTTCTGCGCTTCTGCTCATTAGGTTGTGAAAGCCAAAGACCAAAGATGTTCTGCCCCTGTGAAGGGGCGTTTCAAGCTGATTCAGTTTCTTTTTGCCATTGCAAGGTTCTCCGGAGAGTCTGTTATGTCCTTCGCAACTTCGATCCAGGCGATTGCTGGCGTTAGCCGGACATCGTTCGCGCGTGTAGCCATCACAATGTTGACCGCGAGCCTTTCTATATCGCCGCTGGTGCCTCAGGCTGCTGCACAGACAAGCGAAGTCAAAGCTCGGCCTAGCGTGATCACCGGAACGGATGGCACAGCTTCGGGGACCGCCAGCTTTCAGGGGAACTTCACGGCAATCTCGGCACCGTCAGGGCAGGCGGTGGGGCTTGCCCGCGAGGCGGATTGTTCGTTGAACTTCTATACCGGCAGCTACAGCCTTACCACCACGAGCTTTAGCTACACGCGCACCAGCATTGCCACCAAATACGATCAAACTCTGCATGCGCATGCAGCCTTGGGTACTACCGCTGGATCGGCTTACGCCGCCGGTTGCAATAGCTATCCTGTGGGAATTGGATCGCGGCCCGGACTGTTTCTTGGTCGGACACCCACAAATATCAATGTTTTCGCGGGTTTGTACTATTCACCAGTTTCGATGGGCGAGGCTCTTTATGTGCTTTCCGGCCTGGAGGGTAGTGTTACCGGCTATGGCATGAAGGTCTACAGCTTCTCAAGCGCCACTGCGCTTTCGTCCGCAGATCTGAACGGGGACCACGTTGGAGACATCGTCGTTTCGCGTGGCACGGGAACTTCCGCCGGTTCTGTCTCTGTCCTGCTTGGAAGCAGTGACGGAAGCTTTCCGGCTTCTGGGGTTACGTACAACACGGGCGGTTCAGCTACGGTGGCGTCTGTTGTAGATGACTTCGATGGCGATGGCGTATTGGACATCGTCGCGATTTCGAACGGTATTAATTTGGGCGATGCGCAAATCCTGTCATTCCTGAAGGGCAAGGGTGATGGCACGTTTGCCGCGGCAGTGAACATGAATGTTCCGCTGGTCGCGGGAACCACCTCGTCGTCAGCCCCTGTAACCAACCTTGCTTCCGCGAACCTTCGAGGGACGGGGATGAAGGACATTGTTTGCAGCAATGGACTCGTGCTGTTAAACAACACGTCGACATCAAGCTCCACGCCGTTTACTGCTTCTAGCTCGTATGCGTTTCCTTACGACATCGCCAGTGGCAGCCCAGGGCCCAACCTTGCGCTTGGAGACATTAACAAGGACGGCCGCGTGGACCTTGTTGTGGGTGGTGGCGGCGTCGTGCACACGTACCTCGGCAAGGGCGACGGCACCTTCACTCCCGGCCAGAGTTACGACTCCATCCCGTCGATTGGCTTTGTCACGATTGACGATCTCGACGGCGATGGCAATGCCGACATTTATGTCGGATTGGGAAACAACGGCGTCGATGAAGGCGATGGGTATTTCAACAATATGTCGTACGCCCTGATGGGCAATGGTGACGGCAGCTTTCAGGGAGCGTACTCCGGTAGTGCAACGTATAACGGCACGAATATTGGTGATGTGAACGGAGACGGCATACCAGACATGGTGGCCGCGACGAGCTCTCAGGCCAACAATGGATTCTTTGCCAGTTTCACTGTTCAGCTTGGCAATGGTAAGGGAGGTTTTACTGCTGGCTCTGCTGTGCCGCAGCCGGGAGCCTTTTCTCTGAATGGTTATAGCTTTGCGGCAGGTAGTCTTTCAACTGCGCAAGTGCCTACCTATGCCCTTGGCGACATCGATGGCGATGGTAAAGCTGATCTTGTATTTATCGCGAATGGCCTGACTGCAACGAGCAGTGGTGGCTCTCTCGTTACGTATCCATATCCGGTGTACTTCACCGCTCACTCAAACGGCGACGGCACGTTTGCTACGCCGATGCCTTATGCCTTCCCGCAGATTGCTCCTGCGGCTGACTTCGACAATCAGCTGTCGGTGACAAATCTCCAACTGGTGGATGTGACCAACGACGGCAAGTTGGATTTGGTGGCGAGTTACAACGCTATCGCTGGAACTGCATTTGGACAGCCTCCGGTCAATCCATACCAGGAGGGGATTGTTGTGCTGGCCGGAACGGGTACGGGCACGTTCAGCACTACACGAGTATTGACAAGCGTTTACTCAAGCACGACTGCACCGACCACTGCAGTTGTGCCTTACGTGGCAGGGCATGCCGACCTGAACGGCGATGGCAAGAACGATCTGATTGTGTACAACAGCACCTTCGCTGTTGTGAACGGCACGGGTGTAACGACTACGACGTATAGTGCCTTTTTGAGCAATGGTGACGGAACCTTCGCGGCACCTACTGTGCTGGCAACCGCAGCAAAACTAAACGACCTGACCATCAATGACTTCAATAATGATGGACATCCTGATGTCGCGTACGTTGCTGAAGCGGTGAACGGTGGCCAGGCGACACTCAACATCGTTTTGGGTAATGGAAACGGTGGTGTTGGAGGGAATCATTCCTACAATCTGAGCGGTGGAGACGCCGTAATGATCGCAGGCCTTGCAGCGGCTGACTTCGATGGCGATGGCAAGGCAGACCTTGCCTTGATCGGCAGCAATATCGTAAGTGGTGTGTTTTATGGCAACGGTGACGGCACATTCACGAACGTTGTGAGTAATAACCTTTCCTATCCGCGTGACCTCATCAACCTTTCTGGCGGTGGCGCTTCAACCGCTTTGGATTTGAATAAGGATGGGAAGCCAGACATCCTTACAGGCAGTACTGTGTTGCTGAATATGTATGGCTCCGCTCCAAGCCTGCTTGCAACGACGGCTACAGCACTCACAGCAAATGCATCAACCATTCCTGCAAACGGATCGGTTGTACTGACCACTACGATCACGTCAACAACTGCCGGGGCGCCGACGGGGACGGTGAAGTTCCTGGATGGATCGAACACTCTTGGTGTGGTGACGTTGGCTTCGGGAAGCGCTTCATTGACAGCGAAAAATCTAAGCGTTGGTTCGCATTCGATTACCGCTGTTTATTCAGGCGATAGCACATATGCCACGTCGACATCTTCGATTGTGACCTTGGCGGTTACGGCATCTGTACCGACCATTGCAACCACCACAACCTTGACCGTCTCAGCCTCAAATGTGTTCGCTGGAACGAATGTTTCGTTTTCGGCTACTGTGGCGCCTGCCAGTGGTACTGCAATACCAACGGGGGCGGTAACGTTCACCGATGGCTCTACAACGCTGGGCACTGCAAACCTGGATGCAACAGGTAGGGCGACCTATTCGACGGCAGCGCTTACTGTAGGCTCACACTCTGTGGTCGCGTCGTATGCGGGTGCCAGCACTTCAGCGGCGATCTTTACAGCGTCGGCTTCGTCGGCGGTTGCCGTGACAATTACTCCCCCAGGGTTCACCATTGCGTTAGCTCAAAGCACGAGCACCGCTACGCGTGGTTCATCCGCTACAAACACTCTGTCCATTACGCCTGTGGGCGGATTTAATGCGGTGGTTAATCTGACCTGCACCGGCGCGCCCTCTGGTTCGACATGCACGATCAATCCTGCTTCTGTTACGCCGAATGGCTCGACTGCTTCGACTGCAACGATTACCTTGCAGACGAGTGCCAGCGCCTCCATTCGGTCTGGATCTTCTACTGTCTTGCTCTCTTTGCTCGGTCTTCCAGCAATCCTCGGGATCGGTGTTTCGTTCACCCGATTCCGTCGCCATGGTTTCCGACTACTCGCGTTTAGCTTGCTCTCCATGCTGTTCGTGTTACCGGGCTGTGGCAGTAGTACTCCTAACGGGAGCTCTACCGGCAGGGCTACGACAGCTAACCTGACGATCACTGCCACTTCATTAGGAGCCTCGCAGCCTCCAACTCCACTGACATGGAGCGTCAACATCCAGTGACGCCTGTGAAGAACAGTGTCTGAAATGGAAGGTCGAGAGTTTTCTACGATACGCAGAGATAGTTAAGACACAATTGACAACACAGCTGCTATGCCTTCTACGGTTGATGCTACCTATGTTGTTGATTTATTTGGTGGACCTGAGCGGGATCGAACCGCTGACCTCCTCGTTGCGAAAACGCTGGGCAACGTATTTGCAACAACTTAGCTATACGAAACAAAGCAGTTTTAGGCACTAAAAAGCGGATCGAAATCCTTATTGGCCCCTTATTGGCCCCAGATTGGCCCCACGCTGGTACTTAATCCGCATCCACGCGGCATGACCGACAAGCCAGCTTTTCCGTTAGAGGGTTCAACAGAACCCACAAATCCTATTTCCTCAAACCAACAACACATCTCCGATAATGGCATTCGAGCAATTGACAGATACTCCCTCCCCCTACATACCATCCACCCCCTTAATGGTCTCTCCATCTGTACCGGACTTGTCACCACCTCAGCCGCCGACCGCCCAAATATCTTCAGATCAGCCGGCAGCACCCGAAACTTCGCACAACGATGTATTTCGCCAAGTGGCTAAGGCATTGATGGGACACGAGACCTCCTACTCCGTTGATGACAACGGCAATACCGTTGCCACCGAATCTCCAACAGTTCCTGGCCATTTCTTCAGAAATATCGTCACCGCAGCACTTCTGGGCGGTGCCGCGGGAGCCAATGGCAATCCTGCTCAAGGCTTCTTTGGCGGAGTTGCTCGCGGTGGCGCCGCGGCCGTGAACGATTCCCGCCAGCAGGATTTGCTAAAGCGCCAGGAAGCCGAAGAGGAATTCCAGAACAACCAACGTTCCCAGCAGATGCAGTTGGAGAAGAATCGCGACCAACGTGAGCAGGACGCTTTCGCCACTCAGGAGACTTTGCGCAAGGCACAGGTCGCGCAGGCTAACTCGGAGACACTCCGTCTGAACATGTTGACTCAGGGCGCGGATTTCGAACAACACGAGAAGACGGCGGAACAAGGTAAGCAGCACTTCTCCGACTTCGATGCCGCTGGTCTCGCGCCTGTCTTCAAAGGCATCCCGGAAACCGAGATGCAAGACCTCATCAAGAATCGCCCTGGTGCCTCCTCTTTCGATTGGGAGGCCACAGGTGTGAAGCTGGCTACCGGGGCCGATGGCAAACCGACCTACCAGTACACATATTCCGCCTACGACCCGAAGGGCAAAGTGCCTGTGTCACAAGACACCATTGACCAGTGGAAGAAGGACGGGATGGACAAGTATTATCCCGAAGTCTTCAACATCCTGAAGCCCGGCAAGGAAATTGACGCAACACATTACATCGAGTTGAAGCGCCTCGACTCGAAGCTATTCGGCGACAACCTTGTTCGTCAGAAGGCCGACGAGCAAACGCAAGAGTTCAAATCCAAACAGGCTCTCGCTGCGGCGCAGACCGCGCATGCTTGGGCGGAGACAGCCGCGGCCCGGAAGCAAATGGAAATGGCCGGACTCGCTCTCAAGCAACAGCAGATGTTGCCGAAAGCACTGAAGGCCTTGACTGATTCCGGCGGTGACTTCCAGAAGCTGGACGCAGGCGACAAGGTTGTTATCGGCGAGTCGCTCGGCAAGCTAATCGAAGGGGCCGAGAAAACCGTACATGATGTCCTCACCGCTGATCCCTCAGACAAGAACAATTACGCAGCAGAAGCAATGAGACAGATTGGTCAGTGGCGTGGTCTCGTAAATCAAGCGTTCACGGTATCCCAGAACCGACAAGACCGATTTGACATGGGTCTAATCGATAAAGGCCTCGGCGTTTTGGGCAGGATGTCAAAGGCAGATGCCCTGGCTGCAATCAACTCCTCCAAGTCCTACACAAATGCAGAGAAGATGGCGCTTCGAAGCGCTATCAATAAGACACCTGCCACGTTTAGCTTCAATGGTCAGACATTTGCGAACATTCCTCCCGGCAAGGTCGCGCTGTTCCTTCAAACACACCCAGGTGCAGAGCAAGTCTCTGAGCCAGAAGATGGACCACAGCCCGGCGACAACAGCAGTTCGCAGTTCTATCGTGGAATCAGGCGATCTTTGGCTCCGACCCCTGACATTTCCGCACCCGCAGAGGCCGGGGCATTCGGTGGCTAATCCTTTCTGGAATGAGCAATAACAACTCGAGAAAATAATGTCGGAATACGTGGACTAAGTCTTGTCTATTGCTTCTGATAACGATGCGTAGTCACCCCGTCCAAGCTCTCTAGCCCTAACTGATTTCCTCTCCCCTAGGAGTTGGTTTTTCAACTTTC contains the following coding sequences:
- a CDS encoding beta strand repeat-containing protein, with translation MSFATSIQAIAGVSRTSFARVAITMLTASLSISPLVPQAAAQTSEVKARPSVITGTDGTASGTASFQGNFTAISAPSGQAVGLAREADCSLNFYTGSYSLTTTSFSYTRTSIATKYDQTLHAHAALGTTAGSAYAAGCNSYPVGIGSRPGLFLGRTPTNINVFAGLYYSPVSMGEALYVLSGLEGSVTGYGMKVYSFSSATALSSADLNGDHVGDIVVSRGTGTSAGSVSVLLGSSDGSFPASGVTYNTGGSATVASVVDDFDGDGVLDIVAISNGINLGDAQILSFLKGKGDGTFAAAVNMNVPLVAGTTSSSAPVTNLASANLRGTGMKDIVCSNGLVLLNNTSTSSSTPFTASSSYAFPYDIASGSPGPNLALGDINKDGRVDLVVGGGGVVHTYLGKGDGTFTPGQSYDSIPSIGFVTIDDLDGDGNADIYVGLGNNGVDEGDGYFNNMSYALMGNGDGSFQGAYSGSATYNGTNIGDVNGDGIPDMVAATSSQANNGFFASFTVQLGNGKGGFTAGSAVPQPGAFSLNGYSFAAGSLSTAQVPTYALGDIDGDGKADLVFIANGLTATSSGGSLVTYPYPVYFTAHSNGDGTFATPMPYAFPQIAPAADFDNQLSVTNLQLVDVTNDGKLDLVASYNAIAGTAFGQPPVNPYQEGIVVLAGTGTGTFSTTRVLTSVYSSTTAPTTAVVPYVAGHADLNGDGKNDLIVYNSTFAVVNGTGVTTTTYSAFLSNGDGTFAAPTVLATAAKLNDLTINDFNNDGHPDVAYVAEAVNGGQATLNIVLGNGNGGVGGNHSYNLSGGDAVMIAGLAAADFDGDGKADLALIGSNIVSGVFYGNGDGTFTNVVSNNLSYPRDLINLSGGGASTALDLNKDGKPDILTGSTVLLNMYGSAPSLLATTATALTANASTIPANGSVVLTTTITSTTAGAPTGTVKFLDGSNTLGVVTLASGSASLTAKNLSVGSHSITAVYSGDSTYATSTSSIVTLAVTASVPTIATTTTLTVSASNVFAGTNVSFSATVAPASGTAIPTGAVTFTDGSTTLGTANLDATGRATYSTAALTVGSHSVVASYAGASTSAAIFTASASSAVAVTITPPGFTIALAQSTSTATRGSSATNTLSITPVGGFNAVVNLTCTGAPSGSTCTINPASVTPNGSTASTATITLQTSASASIRSGSSTVLLSLLGLPAILGIGVSFTRFRRHGFRLLAFSLLSMLFVLPGCGSSTPNGSSTGRATTANLTITATSLGASQPPTPLTWSVNIQ